A genomic segment from Bacillus cereus G9842 encodes:
- a CDS encoding cyclic-phosphate processing receiver domain-containing protein gives MNVYMDDQRSCPFGYVPATTVECTLQMVRDYGVNILSLDFNMGWGEKSGLDFVEAFCTEGLYVNEIHLHTNDIIGMHKMKQRLDKGKEEGEINPYLVVKYVGS, from the coding sequence ATATGGATGATCAAAGAAGTTGTCCGTTCGGGTATGTGCCGGCAACTACAGTAGAATGTACCTTACAAATGGTTCGGGATTATGGTGTGAATATTCTTTCCCTTGATTTTAATATGGGATGGGGAGAAAAAAGTGGACTAGATTTTGTAGAAGCCTTTTGTACAGAAGGGTTATATGTAAATGAAATTCACCTTCATACGAATGATATCATCGGTATGCATAAGATGAAACAAAGATTGGATAAGGGAAAGGAAGAAGGAGAAATTAATCCTTACCTTGTTGTTAAATATGTGGGAAGCTAA
- a CDS encoding TrkH family potassium uptake protein: MRDIKKFLQKLRPVQLIVLFYLLAVVVSVILLSFPFVTKAGVKWTFIDALFTSVSAVSVTGLSVVTISDTFTTAGIIMLALILQLGGLGIMALGTFVWIITGKKIGLQRRRLIMADHNQGNLSGLVELMRSILIVIISIELIGAILLGTRFLLYFPTWQEAYFHGFFAAVSATTNGGFDLTGQSLIPYKKDYIVQMIHMLLIILGAIGFPVLMEVKQFFSKRRQQLFRFSLFTKLTTTTFFALVIVGTIMIFLLERNQFLAGKSWHETVFYTLFQSVTTRSGGLATMDIRELSQPTLLFMSILMFIGASPSSVGGGIRTTTFAVSILSLYTFARGGRTVRVFKRQLHEEDVLKASVVMTMGILLCATALFVLSITENVPLMSLIVEVCSAFGTTGLSTGVTPDLTTIGKLVLIVLMFIGRVGILTFILASGGREQPPRYKYPKERIIIG, translated from the coding sequence ATGAGAGATATAAAAAAGTTTTTACAAAAATTACGTCCTGTACAACTCATCGTTTTGTTTTATTTATTAGCGGTAGTTGTATCGGTAATATTGCTTAGTTTCCCGTTTGTTACGAAGGCTGGTGTGAAATGGACATTTATAGATGCCCTCTTTACATCTGTTAGTGCGGTAAGTGTTACGGGACTGTCTGTTGTTACGATTTCAGATACATTTACTACGGCAGGAATTATTATGTTAGCCCTTATTTTACAATTAGGCGGCTTAGGGATTATGGCACTTGGTACGTTTGTTTGGATTATAACGGGGAAAAAAATCGGTTTGCAGAGAAGAAGACTCATTATGGCAGATCATAATCAAGGGAATTTATCAGGCCTTGTAGAATTGATGCGTTCTATTTTAATTGTAATTATTTCGATAGAACTTATTGGAGCAATACTATTAGGTACAAGATTTCTACTTTATTTTCCAACTTGGCAAGAAGCTTATTTCCACGGTTTCTTTGCCGCTGTTAGTGCAACTACGAACGGAGGATTTGATTTAACTGGACAATCACTAATTCCGTACAAAAAAGATTATATTGTGCAAATGATTCATATGTTGCTTATTATTTTAGGAGCGATTGGCTTCCCGGTGTTAATGGAAGTAAAACAATTCTTTAGTAAAAGGCGACAGCAACTATTCCGCTTTTCGTTATTTACAAAATTGACGACAACGACATTTTTTGCACTCGTTATCGTTGGAACAATTATGATTTTTCTACTAGAACGAAATCAGTTTTTAGCAGGAAAGTCATGGCATGAAACAGTTTTCTATACATTATTCCAATCTGTGACGACGCGAAGTGGTGGACTGGCTACAATGGATATACGTGAATTGTCACAACCGACGCTTTTATTTATGAGTATATTAATGTTTATAGGGGCATCTCCAAGTTCGGTTGGGGGCGGAATACGTACAACAACATTTGCTGTTAGTATATTGTCACTATACACCTTTGCAAGGGGCGGTAGAACAGTTAGAGTCTTCAAACGTCAGTTACATGAAGAGGATGTACTGAAAGCATCTGTCGTTATGACGATGGGGATTTTGTTATGTGCTACTGCGCTATTCGTTTTATCTATTACGGAAAATGTACCGCTTATGAGCTTAATTGTTGAGGTTTGTTCTGCTTTCGGAACGACAGGACTATCAACAGGTGTTACGCCTGATTTAACAACTATTGGGAAGCTTGTACTCATTGTGCTTATGTTTATCGGACGCGTTGGTATTTTAACATTTATTTTAGCTAGTGGTGGAAGGGAACAACCACCTCGCTATAAATACCCGAAAGAACGGATTATTATTGGATAG
- a CDS encoding acetoacetyl-CoA reductase has product MVQLNGKVAIVTGGAKGIGKAITVALAQEGAKVVINYNSSKEAAENLVNELGKDGHDVYAVQADVSKVEDANRLVEEAVNHFGKVDILVNNAGITRDRTFKKLNREDWERVIDVNLSSVFNTTSAVLPYITEAEEGRIISISSIIGQAGGFGQTNYSAAKAGMLGFTKSLALELAKTNVTVNAICPGFIDTEMVAEVPEEVRQKIVAKIPKKRFGQADEIAKGVVYLCRDGAYITGQQLNINGGLYM; this is encoded by the coding sequence ATGGTTCAATTAAATGGCAAAGTAGCAATCGTAACAGGTGGAGCAAAAGGGATTGGAAAAGCAATTACAGTAGCATTAGCACAAGAGGGAGCGAAAGTAGTTATTAACTATAATAGCAGTAAAGAAGCAGCTGAAAATTTAGTAAATGAACTAGGAAAAGATGGACATGACGTTTATGCAGTGCAAGCGGATGTTTCTAAAGTAGAAGATGCAAACCGACTTGTAGAAGAAGCTGTGAATCATTTTGGTAAAGTTGATATTCTTGTTAATAATGCTGGTATTACAAGAGATCGTACATTCAAAAAGTTAAATCGTGAAGATTGGGAGCGCGTAATTGACGTGAATTTAAGTAGCGTATTTAATACGACAAGCGCGGTTCTTCCATACATAACGGAAGCGGAAGAAGGAAGAATTATTAGCATTTCTTCTATTATTGGCCAAGCAGGTGGATTTGGCCAAACAAACTACTCAGCAGCAAAAGCGGGTATGTTAGGATTTACAAAATCATTAGCATTAGAACTTGCAAAAACAAATGTCACTGTAAATGCAATTTGCCCTGGATTTATTGATACTGAAATGGTAGCAGAAGTACCAGAAGAAGTACGTCAAAAAATCGTTGCAAAAATCCCGAAAAAACGTTTTGGTCAAGCTGATGAAATTGCAAAAGGTGTAGTATACCTATGCCGTGACGGTGCGTATATCACAGGTCAGCAATTAAACATTAACGGCGGATTATATATGTAA
- the phaP gene encoding polyhydroxyalkanoic acid inclusion protein PhaP encodes METKPYELVDAFWKNWSQSLSLFSSAGKQLEQLTLETLKQQQDALHKLTSGVDELEKELQQLTAQFNNQYTDYVKQLTGNSLNDQINEWQDKWKELSAHMQQLTVSPTKTSLSILTQTSGQFEETTKQFIEQQQLQREEAQKQLEGFLEEFKSKQLELAKKFEENSKNLFTSIK; translated from the coding sequence ATGGAAACTAAACCATACGAATTAGTCGATGCATTTTGGAAAAACTGGTCTCAATCACTTTCCCTTTTCTCTTCAGCTGGGAAACAATTAGAGCAACTTACTTTAGAAACATTAAAACAACAACAAGACGCTTTGCATAAATTAACATCAGGAGTAGATGAACTAGAAAAAGAACTACAACAACTCACTGCTCAGTTCAATAACCAATATACAGATTACGTGAAACAATTAACTGGAAACTCCTTAAATGATCAAATTAACGAGTGGCAAGACAAGTGGAAGGAACTTTCTGCTCATATGCAGCAACTTACTGTTTCTCCTACAAAAACATCTTTGTCAATCCTTACACAAACAAGCGGTCAATTTGAAGAAACAACAAAACAATTTATTGAGCAACAACAATTACAACGTGAAGAGGCTCAAAAACAGTTAGAGGGTTTTTTGGAAGAGTTCAAGTCAAAACAGTTGGAACTCGCAAAAAAGTTCGAGGAAAATTCAAAAAATCTATTTACTTCCATCAAGTAA
- a CDS encoding formate/nitrite transporter family protein — protein MLEQGLDYVVKLAKSKKKMLDTNPMQYFIRAALAGIYIGFIIVLCFKLGNFFHIADSPATYLAASMFFGIALVLIIYGGAELFTGNTMYFTVATLRKETTISDTLRNWVACYAGNLGGALFFALLFYATGIFEAIDHGHLMSKVVEGKMNTPTMQLFFKAILCNWLVCLACFLPSQVKGDTAKIMVMMLLVFTFFLSGYEHSIANLSLFALSLVSPHPETISFSGAIHNLIPVTIGNIIGGSVFVGMVYHYLTKKTPDVQQEETEIAAAQQEEIIPLQAHMKH, from the coding sequence ATGCTAGAACAAGGACTAGATTATGTTGTCAAACTGGCTAAAAGCAAAAAGAAAATGCTAGATACAAACCCAATGCAATATTTCATTCGTGCTGCACTTGCGGGTATTTATATCGGTTTTATTATTGTACTATGTTTTAAATTAGGTAATTTTTTTCACATTGCAGATTCACCAGCAACTTATTTAGCTGCTTCTATGTTTTTCGGGATTGCTCTCGTACTTATTATATATGGCGGTGCTGAATTGTTTACTGGAAACACAATGTACTTTACTGTAGCAACTTTAAGAAAGGAAACAACGATTTCTGATACACTGCGTAACTGGGTTGCTTGTTACGCAGGTAACTTAGGTGGCGCGTTATTCTTTGCCTTACTATTTTACGCAACTGGAATTTTTGAAGCAATTGATCACGGTCACTTAATGAGTAAAGTCGTTGAAGGAAAGATGAACACACCTACAATGCAGTTATTCTTTAAAGCCATTTTATGTAACTGGCTCGTATGTCTTGCTTGCTTCTTACCTTCTCAGGTCAAAGGTGACACAGCAAAAATAATGGTCATGATGCTACTTGTTTTCACATTCTTCTTATCTGGTTACGAACATAGTATTGCAAACTTATCACTCTTTGCTTTATCTTTAGTTTCACCACATCCTGAGACAATTTCTTTTTCAGGTGCTATTCATAACTTAATTCCTGTTACAATCGGTAACATTATTGGCGGATCAGTATTTGTCGGTATGGTATACCACTACTTAACTAAGAAAACACCTGACGTTCAACAGGAAGAAACTGAAATCGCAGCAGCTCAACAAGAAGAGATTATTCCTTTACAAGCACATATGAAACATTAA
- a CDS encoding NAD(P)/FAD-dependent oxidoreductase, with translation MKLMTGKLFWNTGVSVPCYPPLESDMICDVLVVGSGEAGAHIAHSLAKIGMSVTLIEKRAIACGSTAANTGLLQFLHDKSLTSLIHTFGKEKGVRAYKLCYEALRTMEEVIPTLDIDPHFIPRNSLYYASKSEDVSFLQEEYNTLQNYGFPVEYFTEADIKKRYSFAKQAALYMQGDAEVNPYLLAHSFLHKANQMGANIYKHTEAIHIKKHQNDLICYTKTGNQIVAKNIIMATGYEALFGKKEKNTTVETSYAIVTNEINQFEGWHERSLIWETARPYLYFRTYRNRIIVGGLDEAIQIQTIGDTKLLHKRDILINIVKELFPQYKNIQADYYWAAAFGGTHDGLPILKEDEKIHNLFYALPYGGNGTVYGMVFAKLFEQLFTNKESKDFSLFNR, from the coding sequence ATGAAACTTATGACCGGTAAGTTGTTTTGGAATACAGGAGTTTCTGTACCTTGTTATCCACCGTTAGAAAGTGATATGATATGTGATGTACTTGTAGTCGGAAGTGGCGAAGCAGGTGCTCATATAGCGCATTCGTTAGCGAAAATTGGTATGAGTGTTACACTTATTGAAAAAAGAGCAATTGCGTGTGGTAGCACAGCTGCTAATACAGGTTTACTACAATTTCTTCATGATAAATCGTTAACTTCTCTTATTCATACATTTGGTAAAGAAAAAGGGGTACGAGCATATAAGCTTTGTTATGAAGCGCTAAGAACAATGGAAGAGGTTATACCGACTCTTGATATTGATCCCCATTTTATTCCGCGAAATAGTTTATATTATGCAAGTAAAAGTGAGGATGTCTCATTTTTACAAGAGGAATATAATACGTTACAGAATTATGGATTTCCAGTTGAATATTTTACAGAAGCTGATATTAAGAAACGTTATTCTTTTGCAAAACAAGCAGCGTTATATATGCAAGGTGATGCTGAGGTGAATCCGTATTTACTAGCGCATAGTTTTTTGCATAAAGCAAACCAAATGGGAGCTAATATATATAAACATACAGAGGCAATACATATAAAAAAACACCAAAATGATTTAATTTGTTACACGAAAACAGGAAATCAAATTGTAGCAAAGAATATTATTATGGCGACAGGTTATGAAGCGCTTTTTGGAAAGAAAGAAAAGAATACAACAGTAGAAACTTCTTATGCAATTGTAACAAATGAAATAAATCAGTTTGAAGGCTGGCATGAGCGATCGTTAATTTGGGAAACGGCACGGCCCTACTTATATTTTCGAACGTATCGAAACCGCATTATTGTAGGCGGATTAGATGAAGCGATACAAATTCAAACAATCGGTGATACGAAATTATTGCATAAGCGTGATATCCTTATTAATATTGTAAAAGAACTGTTCCCGCAGTATAAAAATATACAGGCAGACTACTATTGGGCAGCCGCATTTGGTGGTACTCATGATGGTCTCCCCATTTTAAAAGAAGACGAAAAGATACATAATTTGTTTTACGCATTGCCGTATGGAGGTAATGGAACTGTATATGGAATGGTCTTTGCCAAATTATTTGAGCAGTTATTTACAAATAAAGAAAGTAAAGATTTTTCTTTATTTAATCGATAG
- a CDS encoding MaoC family dehydratase, which produces MNPFQEAQTVPELRYDEIQVGDQASLTKTITDEDVINFAKLTGDVNPIHILDSFAKTTMFKERIAHGMLVSSFISTILGTKLPGKNTIYLSQNVSFRAPVKIGDTLRVVAEVIKKRDDKKIITLQTNIYNQSDDIVVEGTATILKKE; this is translated from the coding sequence ATGAATCCATTTCAAGAAGCACAAACTGTTCCGGAGCTTCGTTATGATGAGATTCAAGTCGGTGATCAAGCATCCCTTACAAAAACAATTACGGATGAAGATGTTATCAATTTTGCAAAATTGACTGGAGATGTGAATCCTATTCATATTTTAGATTCTTTTGCAAAAACAACAATGTTTAAAGAACGTATTGCTCACGGTATGCTCGTTTCGAGTTTTATTTCTACCATCCTTGGAACGAAACTCCCAGGCAAAAATACGATTTATTTATCCCAAAATGTTTCATTCCGTGCCCCTGTCAAAATCGGTGATACACTTCGTGTTGTGGCAGAGGTTATTAAGAAGCGTGACGATAAAAAAATCATTACGTTGCAAACAAACATATATAATCAATCAGATGATATTGTCGTGGAAGGAACGGCGACAATACTAAAAAAAGAGTAG
- the phaQ gene encoding poly-beta-hydroxybutyrate-responsive repressor, which translates to MLQNEPEQRESLENNQAKQPNSMPKNFLVPFLLLCLKDWSLHGYKLIQMLMDIGFSSVDQGNVYRTLRKLEKENLISSTWDTSDGGPAKRIYSLTEYGEQYLTTCATSFEHYQNMLRTFFTLYTNAFFPFSTSPEKDEKDSSSSPGGTAE; encoded by the coding sequence ATGCTACAAAATGAACCAGAACAACGCGAAAGTTTGGAGAACAACCAAGCGAAACAACCAAACTCCATGCCAAAAAACTTCTTAGTTCCCTTCTTACTTCTCTGTCTAAAAGACTGGAGTCTTCATGGTTACAAACTTATTCAAATGCTAATGGATATCGGCTTTTCTTCTGTTGACCAAGGTAATGTTTATAGAACACTACGCAAATTAGAAAAAGAAAACCTTATTTCTTCTACTTGGGATACAAGCGATGGAGGGCCGGCAAAAAGAATTTATTCTTTAACTGAATATGGAGAGCAATATTTAACAACATGTGCGACTTCTTTTGAACATTATCAAAATATGTTGCGAACGTTTTTCACGTTATACACCAATGCATTCTTTCCATTTTCTACTTCTCCAGAAAAGGATGAAAAGGATTCTTCATCTTCACCTGGTGGTACAGCAGAGTAA
- a CDS encoding TrkH family potassium uptake protein has product MKRINISMSPPRVLTLSFLLLSVVGTCLLKLPIATTTSISWLDALFTTVSACTVTGLGVVDTGKMFTLFGQCVILALIQVGGLGIMSFAVLIAIMLGRKIGLQNRILLQQALNQTNIGGVIRLAKSLFLFSFTVECIATLILSFEWVPKYGVTKGIYYSFFHSISAFNNAGFSVWSDNLMSHSHSILVNFVISSLIILGGIGFTVIVDIKRKKNFKNLTLHSKLMLSSTLIVNIIATLFIFIFEFHNSLSMRGFTPFEEGIASYFQAISTRTAGFNTVDISTLSKPSLLLMMLLMFIGAGSASTGGGIKLTTFLIIFFGVFKFLQEQEDIVVFKKSIKDTLIVKSLTITIISISFIFFAILILSITERVPLLMSAFEVFSAFGTVGLSMNLTPHLTIIGKAIIIFMMFFGKMGPLTLAFSFARKKNRKIKYPNEDILTG; this is encoded by the coding sequence ATGAAACGGATTAATATTAGCATGAGCCCTCCCCGCGTTCTTACTTTATCTTTTCTTCTATTATCAGTTGTCGGCACATGCTTATTAAAACTGCCCATTGCTACGACAACGTCCATTTCATGGCTCGATGCCTTATTTACAACCGTTTCCGCTTGTACTGTTACTGGGCTTGGTGTTGTAGATACCGGAAAAATGTTTACTTTATTTGGACAATGTGTCATTTTAGCGCTTATACAAGTTGGCGGGCTTGGCATTATGAGCTTTGCTGTCTTAATTGCGATTATGCTCGGAAGAAAAATCGGTCTTCAAAACCGTATTTTATTACAACAAGCATTAAATCAAACGAATATCGGCGGCGTCATCCGTCTTGCCAAATCGTTATTTTTATTCTCTTTTACAGTCGAATGTATCGCTACTTTAATTCTTTCTTTTGAGTGGGTACCAAAATATGGGGTTACCAAAGGGATCTATTATAGTTTTTTCCATTCAATCTCAGCCTTTAACAATGCTGGTTTTTCTGTGTGGAGCGATAATTTAATGTCCCATTCTCATAGCATTCTTGTCAATTTCGTCATTTCCTCTCTCATCATTTTAGGTGGAATAGGTTTTACAGTAATCGTAGACATAAAAAGAAAGAAAAACTTTAAAAACCTTACACTACATTCAAAACTTATGCTTTCTTCTACTCTAATCGTCAACATTATTGCTACCCTTTTTATTTTTATATTCGAGTTCCATAACTCCCTTTCTATGAGAGGTTTTACCCCATTTGAAGAAGGAATAGCCTCTTATTTTCAAGCAATTTCGACGCGAACTGCCGGGTTTAATACAGTTGATATTTCTACATTGTCAAAACCTTCCCTCCTATTAATGATGCTCCTTATGTTTATTGGTGCTGGTAGCGCTTCAACGGGTGGTGGGATTAAGTTAACAACATTTTTAATCATATTTTTTGGCGTATTTAAATTTCTACAAGAACAAGAGGATATTGTCGTATTTAAAAAATCCATTAAAGATACTCTCATTGTCAAATCATTAACTATTACTATTATTTCCATTTCATTTATCTTTTTTGCTATTTTAATTTTGAGTATTACTGAGCGAGTTCCTCTATTGATGAGTGCTTTCGAAGTATTTTCAGCATTTGGGACTGTTGGCCTCAGTATGAACTTAACACCCCACTTAACTATAATCGGAAAAGCTATTATTATCTTTATGATGTTTTTTGGGAAAATGGGTCCTTTAACATTGGCTTTTTCATTTGCTCGTAAAAAGAACCGGAAAATAAAATATCCGAATGAAGATATTTTAACAGGTTGA
- the phaR gene encoding polyhydroxyalkanoic acid synthase subunit PhaR: protein MIDQKFDPLQAWKNAYEQTETFWGKALNETIKTEEYSAWMGSVLDLNLFYQKALNDTTKNYLEQVNVPTKEDIARVATLVINLENKVDNIEEFLEEKVDSLGQAPTLKRDVTKVKQDIRTLETKVDQILELLEKQNAVLAKLQVPVKEEIKPANKPENKK, encoded by the coding sequence GTGATTGATCAAAAATTCGATCCACTACAAGCATGGAAAAATGCTTATGAACAAACCGAAACATTTTGGGGAAAAGCGCTCAATGAAACAATTAAAACAGAAGAATATTCTGCTTGGATGGGCAGCGTTCTAGATTTGAATTTGTTTTATCAAAAAGCATTAAATGATACGACAAAAAACTATTTAGAACAAGTAAATGTGCCGACGAAAGAGGATATCGCAAGAGTGGCTACGCTTGTTATTAACTTAGAAAATAAAGTAGATAACATTGAGGAGTTTCTAGAGGAGAAAGTAGATTCTTTAGGACAAGCTCCTACATTAAAGCGTGATGTGACGAAAGTGAAACAAGATATTCGTACGCTTGAAACAAAAGTAGATCAAATTTTAGAATTGCTAGAAAAGCAAAATGCAGTACTAGCTAAACTACAAGTACCTGTAAAAGAAGAGATAAAGCCTGCGAATAAGCCGGAAAATAAAAAATGA
- a CDS encoding DUF3905 domain-containing protein, translating into MKKKEKIQSPILDETLPHQMNFPSFKGTGKTMQQPFVNPYDVVIGDSKYNSENSPLNNWSDEVDPAIMAGDEWIHPTNDIGWISEENQELLKNESDNKNEAFMHPQFGIND; encoded by the coding sequence TTGAAGAAAAAAGAAAAGATTCAATCACCAATTTTAGACGAAACGCTCCCGCATCAAATGAATTTTCCATCTTTTAAAGGAACAGGAAAAACGATGCAACAACCTTTTGTGAATCCATATGATGTTGTAATTGGAGACAGTAAATATAATTCCGAGAACAGTCCACTTAACAATTGGAGTGATGAAGTAGATCCTGCCATTATGGCTGGTGATGAGTGGATCCATCCTACAAATGATATTGGGTGGATTTCAGAAGAAAATCAAGAGTTGCTAAAAAACGAATCAGATAATAAAAATGAAGCTTTTATGCATCCACAATTTGGCATTAACGACTAA
- the phaC gene encoding class III poly(R)-hydroxyalkanoic acid synthase subunit PhaC, with protein MTTFATEWEKQLELYPEEYRKAYRRVKRASEILLREPEPQVGLTPKEVIWTKNKTKLYRYIPKQEKTQRVPILLIYALINKPYIMDLTPGNSLVEYLVDRGFDVYMLDWGTFGLEDSHLKFDDFVFDYIAKAVKKVMRTAKADEISLLGYCMGGTLTSIYAALHPHMPIRNLIFMTSPFDFSETGLYGPLLDEKYFNLDKAVDTFGNIPPEMIDFGNKMLKPITNFVGPYVALVDRSENERFVESWRLVQKWVGDGIPFPGESYRQWIRDFYQNNKLVKGELVIRGQKVDLANIKANVLNISGKRDHIALPCQVEALLDHISSTDKQYVCLPTGHMSIVYGGTAVKQTYPTIGNWLEERSN; from the coding sequence ATGACTACATTCGCAACAGAATGGGAAAAGCAATTAGAGCTATACCCAGAAGAGTACCGAAAAGCATACCGCCGAGTGAAAAGGGCGAGTGAAATTTTATTACGTGAACCAGAGCCGCAAGTAGGATTAACGCCGAAAGAGGTTATTTGGACGAAGAATAAGACGAAGCTTTATCGCTACATTCCAAAACAAGAAAAAACACAAAGAGTTCCAATTTTGTTAATATATGCTCTTATTAATAAACCATATATTATGGATTTAACTCCTGGAAATAGTTTAGTGGAATATCTAGTGGATCGTGGTTTTGATGTGTATATGCTTGATTGGGGCACATTTGGTTTAGAAGATAGTCATTTGAAATTTGATGATTTCGTGTTTGATTATATTGCAAAAGCAGTAAAAAAAGTAATGCGAACTGCAAAAGCGGACGAGATTTCTTTACTTGGTTATTGCATGGGTGGAACGCTAACTTCCATTTATGCAGCACTTCATCCGCACATGCCAATTCGTAATTTAATTTTCATGACAAGTCCTTTTGATTTCTCTGAAACAGGATTGTATGGTCCTTTATTAGATGAGAAATACTTCAATTTAGATAAAGCGGTTGATACATTTGGAAATATTCCGCCAGAAATGATTGATTTCGGAAACAAAATGTTAAAACCAATTACGAACTTTGTTGGTCCATATGTTGCTTTAGTAGATCGTTCAGAGAATGAGCGCTTCGTCGAAAGCTGGAGATTGGTTCAAAAGTGGGTTGGTGATGGTATTCCGTTCCCAGGTGAATCATACAGACAGTGGATTCGTGATTTTTATCAAAATAATAAACTGGTTAAGGGTGAACTTGTTATTCGCGGACAAAAGGTAGACCTTGCAAATATTAAGGCGAATGTCTTAAATATTTCCGGGAAACGTGATCATATCGCTTTGCCATGTCAAGTAGAAGCGTTACTAGACCATATTTCTAGCACAGATAAACAATATGTATGTTTACCGACAGGGCATATGTCTATTGTTTACGGTGGAACAGCTGTAAAACAAACATATCCGACGATTGGAAATTGGCTTGAAGAGCGTTCTAATTAA
- a CDS encoding alpha/beta-type small acid-soluble spore protein encodes MVKTNKLLVPGAEQALEQFKYEIAQEFGVSLGSNTASRSNGSVGGEVTKRLVALAQQQLRG; translated from the coding sequence ATGGTAAAAACAAACAAATTATTAGTTCCAGGTGCAGAGCAAGCGCTTGAACAATTTAAATATGAGATTGCACAAGAATTTGGTGTAAGCTTAGGGTCTAATACAGCATCTCGTTCTAACGGTTCAGTTGGCGGTGAAGTAACAAAACGTCTTGTTGCTTTAGCACAACAACAATTACGTGGATAA
- a CDS encoding TerC family protein, which produces MDVSLLLEYGWVLLILIALEGILAADNALVLAIMVKHLPEEKRKKALFYGLAGAFVFRFGSLFMISFLVDVWQVQAIGAIYLMFIAGNHLFKTYVKKNTDEETEEKEAKKKQENFWWTVFKVEVADIAFAVDSILAAVALAMTLPKTGLGTIGSLDTGQFVVIFVGGLIGLIIMRFAATAFVQILKRKPGLETAAFLIVGWVGVKLAVYTLAHPALNVIPHSFPESTPWKLTFWIVLVGIAVGGWFFSKEVEVKVEKNLDEKAL; this is translated from the coding sequence ATGGATGTATCATTATTATTGGAGTATGGTTGGGTATTACTCATCCTAATTGCACTTGAAGGAATTTTAGCGGCTGATAACGCTCTTGTTCTTGCAATTATGGTAAAACATTTACCAGAAGAAAAACGAAAGAAAGCACTATTTTATGGATTAGCGGGGGCATTTGTTTTCCGATTCGGATCGTTATTTATGATTTCGTTCTTAGTCGATGTATGGCAAGTGCAAGCAATCGGTGCCATCTACCTTATGTTTATCGCTGGTAATCACTTATTTAAAACGTATGTTAAAAAGAATACGGATGAAGAAACTGAAGAAAAAGAAGCAAAGAAAAAACAAGAGAACTTTTGGTGGACTGTATTTAAAGTTGAGGTTGCTGATATCGCCTTCGCAGTTGATTCAATTTTAGCTGCTGTTGCACTAGCAATGACTTTACCAAAAACAGGATTAGGTACAATTGGTAGTCTTGATACTGGGCAATTCGTTGTTATCTTTGTGGGTGGACTTATCGGATTAATCATTATGCGATTTGCAGCAACTGCTTTCGTACAAATCTTAAAACGTAAACCAGGACTTGAAACTGCAGCATTCTTAATTGTAGGTTGGGTTGGTGTAAAGCTAGCAGTTTATACATTAGCACACCCTGCATTAAATGTAATTCCACATTCATTCCCAGAATCCACTCCGTGGAAGCTTACATTCTGGATTGTATTAGTCGGAATCGCAGTTGGTGGTTGGTTCTTCTCAAAAGAAGTAGAAGTAAAAGTAGAAAAGAATTTAGACGAAAAAGCGCTGTAA